The genome window TTCACAACTGCACACTACTGAAAGTATTTACAGCGAGCGAAGAAATTGTTCATCTTCTCGGGTTAGTAACCCATTGGCTCTAGCCGAATCAATTAAATCTGGCCTTAACCTGAACGTCAGCTCTAAAGACTTCTGCCGACGCCAATCCGCTATTTTAGCGTGATGTCCGCCCAAAAGCACGTCTGGCACCGATAAATTTTCATAAATCTCGGGTCTGGTGTAGTGCGGATAGTCCAAAAGGCCATTCATAAAGCTATCCTGGGTGGCAGATTCGCCATCCCCTAGGGCGCCTGGGATCAGCCTAATAACCGCATCCATCATGGCCATAGCGGGGATTTCACCCCCAGAAAGCACAAAATCACCGATAGAAAGCTGTAAATCCACATTGCGATCTACAAAGCGTTGGTCTACCGCCTCATAGCGACCACAAACAAAGGTCAAATTTCCTAAATTGAGGATATTGGAGGCTATTTTTTGAGAAAAACGCTCCCCTTGAGGTGCTAAAAGACAAATGGGACCGGTTTTGACTCCAGCAGCTTGGTGAGCCTCTTTAATTCCGGCAAGAGTATCTTCAAGGGGTTTAGCCATCATGACCATGCCTGGACCGCCACCATAAGCGCGATCGTCGACTGTCTTGCGAGGATCAGAGCAAAAATCTCGAGGGTTCCATAAGTGAACGCTAGCTAAAGAATGCTCACAGGCACGACCCGTCACACCCCACTGCGTGAGCGCAGAAAACATCTCTGGAAATAAAGTGACGACATCAAAGCGCATGTTGTTTGTTTTGATTGTTTACCTTAGTT of Polynucleobacter sp. AP-Titi-500A-B4 contains these proteins:
- the trmD gene encoding tRNA (guanosine(37)-N1)-methyltransferase TrmD; amino-acid sequence: MRFDVVTLFPEMFSALTQWGVTGRACEHSLASVHLWNPRDFCSDPRKTVDDRAYGGGPGMVMMAKPLEDTLAGIKEAHQAAGVKTGPICLLAPQGERFSQKIASNILNLGNLTFVCGRYEAVDQRFVDRNVDLQLSIGDFVLSGGEIPAMAMMDAVIRLIPGALGDGESATQDSFMNGLLDYPHYTRPEIYENLSVPDVLLGGHHAKIADWRRQKSLELTFRLRPDLIDSARANGLLTREDEQFLRSL